One Spinacia oleracea cultivar Varoflay chromosome 4, BTI_SOV_V1, whole genome shotgun sequence DNA segment encodes these proteins:
- the LOC110800472 gene encoding uncharacterized protein, producing the protein MSGAPKRGGHEEMRPGFGGEEEENSGFPRVNYGVVQESTRPGLLPRPEFRDAERRSPMQSHSMYKMPSSSMTDPPHTSHPIAGPEIRVDSKEIRENKGGESNRDAKVEFREGHHQVVKAEKESRGDESKEGKYEREGRSDSKSEVKVEKDVYGGAGSHPNWKEQHRGKKHPDIPIGMPNFWMNVPQMRPKFEVARDATAAFREISEAVGENRVDLKGDEKYKEKERKRKEGKHHDWPESDKDRSDYKSNVQVGTTSNNDFKEVIREERESDQWGRERKDILKEKERPKEREKDHGDREGRGVGEKETYQNEKEIAEKTAVQENFSVEQKKPTESWRNMEREAKERRKERDADIEGERPEKRSRVYDKESDEVGADVDGLTDREKDSFGFAVQQRKRMLRPRGSPQVANRDGRFKSRGQDGEGSQGKPEVSTIYKVGECMQELTKLWKEYESSQADKNSDKLSNGPTLEIRIPAEHVTATNRQVRGGQLWGTDIYTDDSDLVAVLMHTGYCRPTASPPPAAIQELRATIRVLPPQDSYVSTLRNNVRSRAWGAAIGCSYRVERCCIMKKGGGTIDLEPCLTHTSTIEPTLAPVAVERSMTTRAAASNALRQQRFVREVTIQYNLCNEPWIKYSISIVADKGLKKPLYTSARLKKGEVLYLETHSCRYELCFTGEKTVKAPWPPSVSQTHEAESDKPQNHVPCANGERSTAEGDNMVVDMFRWSRCKRPLPQKFMRSIGIPLPLEHVEVLEENLDWEDVQWSQTGVWVAGKEYPLARVHFLSPN; encoded by the exons ATGAGTGGTGCTCCAAAAAGAGGGGGGCATGAGGAAATGCGGCCGGGCTTTGGGGGTGAGGAGGAGGAAAATTCTGGTTTTCCAAGGGTTAATTATGGGGTAGTTCAGGAATCTACTAGACCTGGGTTGTTACCCCGTCCGGAGTTCCGTGATGCGGAAAGACGATCCCCTATGCAATCACATTCGATGTATAAAATGCCTTCGTCGTCTATGACTGATCCTCCACATACTAGTCATCCGATTGCGGGGCCTGAGATTAGGGTGGATTCTAAAGAGATTAGAGAAAACAAGGGTGGGGAGAGTAATAGGGATGCAAAAGTTGAGTTCAGAGAGGGGCATCATCAGGTTGTCAAGGCTGAGAAGGAAAGCAGGGGGGATGAGAGTAAAGAAGGGAAGTATGAGAGAGAGGGTCGTAGTGATTCGAAGAGTGAAGTAAAGGTGGAGAAGGATGTTTATGGAGGGGCAGGGAGTCATCCCAACTGGAAAGAGCAACATAGAGGTAAAAAACATCCTGATATTCCTATTGGAATGCCAAACTTTTGGATGAATGTGCCTCAAATGCGTCCCAAATTTGAGGTTGCCAGGGATGCTACTGCAGCATTTCGTGAAATAAGTGAGGCTGTAGGAGAGAATAGAGTTGACCTCAAAGGTGACGAAAAATACAAGGAAAAAGAGAGGAAGCGTAAAGAAGGGAAGCACCATGATTGGCCAGAGAGTGACAAAGATAGGAGTGATTACAAGAGTAATGTCCAAGTTGGTACTACCAGTAATAATGATTTCAAGGAAGTAATTAGAGAAGAAAGGGAATCTGACCAATGGGGGAGGGAgagaaaagatatcctgaaagagaaagaaagaccaaaggaaagagaaaaagaTCATGGTGACAGAGAAGGTCGTGGTGTTGGGGAGAAAGAAACTTATCAGAATGAGAAAGAGATAGCAGAGAAAACAGCTGTACAAGAAAACTTTTCTGTGGAACAAAAGAAACCAACTGAATCTTGGAGAAATATGGAAAGAGAAGCTAAAGAGAGGAGGAAAGAGAGAGATGCCGATATAGAGGGAGAAAGACCTGAGAAGCGCAGTAGGGTCTATGATAAAGAATCGGACGAAGTGGGTGCCGATGTTGACGGGCTTACAGACAGAGAAAAAGATTCCTTTGGTTTTGCAGTACAGCAGCGGAAGAGGATGCTTCGCCCGAGGGGCAGCCCCCAAGTTGCTAATCGTGATGGACGTTTCAAGTCTCGTGGTCAAGATGGAGAAGG GTCTCAAG GTAAACCTGAGGTCTCTACTATTTACAAAGTTGGTGAATGCATGCAAGAATTGACGAAATTATGGAAGGAATATGAATCATCTCAGGCTGATAAAAACAGCGATAAATTATCTAATGGCCCTACTTTGGAAATCAGGATTCCTGCTGAACATGTAACTGCTACAAACCGTCAA GTTAGGGGTGGACAGCTTTGGGGAACAGATATATACACCGATGACTCGGATCTTGTTGCGG TTCTTATGCATACAGGTTATTGCCGGCCGACAGCATCTCCTCCTCCAGCAGCTATTCAAGAGTTACGTGCAACAATACGGGTTCTACCTCCACAAGATA GTTATGTGTCTACTTTGCGAAACAACGTTCGATCGCGTGCGTGGGGAGCTGCGATCGGCTGTAGTTATCGTGTTGAACGCTGCTGCATTATGAAG AAAGGCGGTGGAACCATTGATCTTGAACCGTGCCTCACACATACATCCACAATTGAGCCTACCTTGGCTCCAGTTGCCGTGGAGCGTTCGATGACAACTAGAGCTGCAGCCTCG aATGCATTACGACAGCAAAGATTTGTCCGGGAAGTCACAATACAATATAACCTATGCAATGAACCTTG GATCAAATACAGTATTAGTATTGTAGCTGACAAGGGCTTGAAGAAGCCATTGTACACATCAGCACGCCTGAAGAAGGGAGAAGTTCTCTATTTAGAAACTCATTCATGCAG GTATGAGCTCTGTTTTACCGGTGAGAAGACTGTTAAAGCTCCATGGCCTCCATCTGTCTCACAGACGCATGAAGCGGAGTCAGATAAGCCTCAGAATCATGTTCCTTGCGCAAATGGTGAACGAAGTACCGCAGAAGGTGATAACATGGTAGTAGACATGTTCCGGTGGTCGAGGTGTAAGAGGCCTCTTCCGCAGAAGTTTATGAGATCGATTGGGATCCCTCTGCCTCTTGAACATGTGGAG GTATTGGAGGAGAATCTTGATTGGGAAGATGTGCAGTGGTCTCAGACTGGTGTTTGGGTCGCTGGAAAAGAATACCCGCTTGCAAGGGTGCATTTTCTATCTCCAAATTAG
- the LOC110800480 gene encoding uncharacterized protein, with translation MEDFDIELDEMELVAAAVGHYYHNSINKQPQHSLLPNRPKYMTELMEGPEDECREMLRMDKHVFHKLCGIFRQRGMLRDTAGVSIEEQLAIFLNIIGHNERNRVIQDRFQHSGETISRHFNNVLKAIKSLSREFLQAPPINTPLQIFGSRRHFPYFKDCIGVIDCMHIPANVPAKDQTRFRNKIGFLSQNVLAACTFDLQFMFIYPGWEGSVSDSRVLQAVLDDPDQNFPHIPEGKYYLVDTSYLNMEGFIAPFQGVRYCNHEFKGANCLPRNVQELFNHRHSTLRQAILRSFHVLKERFPILKLAPQYAFQVQRDIVIAACVIHNFIRQEDCNDWLFSSVEEQIVEEAPDYDDLLDMPSGSPLKEQMGMLLRDSIATSMWNDFLNEWNEW, from the exons ATGGAGGATTTTGATATAGAATTGGATGAGATGGAACTAGTTGCTGCTGCAGTTGGACACTATTATCATAATAGCATAAACAAGCAGCCTCAACATAGTCTGTTGCCTAATCGACCTAAATACATGACCGAACTAATGGAGGGGCCAGAAGATGAATGTCGTGAAATGCTGAGGATGGATAAACATGTTTTCCATAAATTATGTGGCATTTTTCGACAAAGAGGTATGCTTCGTGATACGGCTGGGGTGTCGATTGAAGAGCAACTAGCAATCTTTTTGAACATAATTGGGCATAATGAGCGTAATCGAGTTATTCAAGACAGGTTTCAGCATTCTGGAGAGACCATAAGCAGGCATTTCAATAATGTTTTGAAGGCCATCAAGTCATTGTCTCGTGAGTTCTTACAGGCACCGCCAATTAACACACCCCTACAGATCTTTGGTAGCAGAAGACACTTTCCATATTTCAAA GATTGCATTGGGGTAATAGATTGCATGCACATTCCTGCAAATGTGCCAGCAAAAGATCAAACTCGATTCCGTAACAAGATAGGTTTTCTATCACAGAATGTTTTGGCAGCTTGCACTTTTGATCTGcagtttatgtttatatatcCTGGATGGGAAGGTTCGGTATCAGATTCTCGTGTACTGCAAGCCGTTCTTGATGATCCAGATCAGAATTTTCCTCACATTCCTGAAG GTAAATACTACCTTGTTGATACAAGCTACTTAAACATGGAAGGATTTATCGCCCCATTTCAAGGAGTCCGATACTGTAATCACGAGTTCAAAGGCGCTAACTGTCTACCAAGAAATGTGCAAGAGCTCTTTAATCACCGGCATTCAACCCTACGACAAGCAATCTTGAGGTCTTTCCATGTGTTGAAAGAACGATTTCCTATTCTGAAACTTGCCCCTCAATAtgcatttcaagttcaaagagACATTGTCATTGCTGCTTGTGTTATTCACAATTTTATCAGGCAAGAAGATTGCAATGATTGGTTATTTTCAAGTGTTGAAGAACAGATTGTGGAAGAAGCTCCAGATTATGACGATCTGCTTGATATGCCGTCAGGATCTCCATTAAAAGAGCAAATGGGTATGTTGCTAAGAGACTCAATTGCAACTTCTATGTGGAATGATTTCTTGAATGAATGGAATGAATGGTGA